A single Candidatus Methylomirabilota bacterium DNA region contains:
- a CDS encoding P1 family peptidase, protein MITDVPGIRVGHTTDDAGLTGVTVVLCDRPAVGGVELRGGGNDVVGLDFLDSRHLVPTVNGVVLGGGSRFGEEAVYGVLRYLEECGVGFPVGPAVVPHVPGAFLFDLNVGDPRARPTREMGYEAARRATGGAVAEGNVGAGAGASVGKLHHIARAMRGGIGSASARLDDVVVGALVAVNAVGDVRDPDTGALIAGTRDAPGGRRLIDSARALADGAMLDRFAPPAHTTIGVVATNARLGKAEATKVAALGMLGFARALSPPHTVFDGDTLFALSVGDLPADLTRLGLAAADAVARAIVRGVRAATSLPTLPAARDLAPA, encoded by the coding sequence GTGATCACCGACGTCCCCGGAATCCGCGTCGGCCACACCACCGACGATGCCGGCCTGACCGGCGTCACCGTCGTCCTCTGCGATCGGCCCGCCGTTGGCGGCGTCGAGCTTCGCGGCGGCGGCAACGACGTCGTCGGTCTCGACTTCCTCGACTCCCGCCATCTGGTGCCCACCGTGAACGGCGTCGTGCTGGGGGGCGGCAGCCGCTTCGGCGAGGAGGCCGTCTACGGCGTGCTCCGGTACCTGGAGGAATGCGGGGTGGGCTTTCCCGTGGGGCCTGCCGTGGTGCCGCACGTGCCGGGGGCGTTCCTCTTCGACCTCAACGTGGGCGATCCCCGCGCCCGGCCCACCCGCGAGATGGGCTACGAGGCCGCCCGGCGCGCCACCGGGGGCGCGGTGGCGGAGGGCAACGTCGGCGCCGGCGCCGGCGCCAGCGTCGGCAAGCTCCACCACATCGCCCGCGCCATGCGCGGCGGAATCGGCAGTGCCAGCGCGCGGCTGGACGACGTGGTCGTGGGCGCGCTGGTCGCCGTGAACGCCGTCGGCGACGTGCGCGATCCCGACACGGGCGCCTTGATCGCGGGCACACGCGATGCGCCCGGCGGGCGGCGACTCATCGACTCGGCGCGCGCGCTGGCAGATGGGGCGATGCTCGACCGCTTCGCCCCGCCCGCGCACACGACGATCGGCGTCGTCGCCACCAACGCGCGGCTGGGCAAAGCCGAGGCAACGAAGGTCGCGGCGCTCGGCATGCTGGGTTTCGCGCGGGCGCTGTCGCCGCCCCACACGGTCTTCGACGGCGACACGCTCTTCGCGCTCTCGGTGGGCGACCTGCCCGCCGATCTGACCCGCCTCGGCCTGGCGGCGGCGGACGCCGTGGCCCGCGCCATCGTCCGCGGCGTCCGCGCGGCGACCTCGCTGCCGACCCTGCCCGCCGCGCGCGACCTCGCGCCCGCCTAG